A DNA window from Taeniopygia guttata chromosome 8, bTaeGut7.mat, whole genome shotgun sequence contains the following coding sequences:
- the LOC100218042 gene encoding cysteine-rich protein 2, which yields MASKCPKCDKTVYFAEKVSSLGKDWHKFCLKCERCNKTLTPGGHAEHDGKPFCHKPCYATLFGPKGVNIGGAGSYIYDKPQIEGQTAPGPIEHPVKVEERKVNAAPPKGPSKASSVTTFTGEPNMCPRCGKRVYFAEKVTSLGKDWHRPCLRCERCSKTLTPGGHAEHDGQPYCHKPCYGILFGPKGVNTGAVGSYIYDKDPEAKNQP from the exons ATGGCATCCAAGTGCCCCAAGTGCGACAAGACCGTGTACTTCG CCGAGAAGGTGTCTTCCCTGGGCAAGGACTGGCACAAGTTCTGCCTGAAGTGTGAGCGCTGCAACAAGACCCTGACCCCGGGTGGGCACGCTGAG CACGATGGGAAGCCCTTCTGCCACAAGCCCTGTTACGCCACACTGTTCGGCCCCAAAG GGGTGAACATCGGCGGGGCCGGCTCCTACATCTATGACAAGCCGCAGATCGAGGGGCAGACTGCTCCAGGACCCATCGAGCACCCGGTGAAGGTGGAGGAGAGGAAGGTGAATGCTGCACCTCCCAAAGGACCCAGCAAAG CCTCCAGTGTCACCACCTTCACCGGGGAGCCCAACATGTGCCCGCGCTGTGGCAAGAGGGTCTACTTTG CTGAGAAGGTGACTTCACTGGGGAAGGACTGGCACCGTCCCTGCCTACGCTGTGAGCGCTGCAGCAAGACGCTGACCCCGGGGGGACACGCCGAG CACGATGGACAGCCGTACTGCCACAAGCCCTGCTACGGGATCCTCTTCGGCCCAAAGG GTGTCAACACCGGAGCTGTGGGAAGCTACATCTACGACAAAGACCCTGAGGCGAAGAACCAGCCCTAg